The Spirosoma radiotolerans genome has a window encoding:
- a CDS encoding penicillin acylase family protein — translation MRQLLILIISLLPFCCHAQSGQTIQTTGLQQPVEIIRDRWGVNHIFAKNEHDLFFAQGYSAAQDRLFQLEIWRRQATGTVAEMLGQQEVKRDIGTRLFRYRGDITKELRHYHPRGPQIIGAFVAGINAYITQILKTPEKLPFEFQVLKTKPGLWTPEIVISRHQGLMYNVREELNYGRLVKLIGPDKLRELQWFHPAATPTEPDLTLHVNGDELFQPILELYEAFRLPLKFEGQATKADEDEARLPKPGPFLGGDAGFEAEKKYNGSNNWVLSGAKSASGYPMLANDPHRAQSTPSLRYWVHLHAPNWNVVGAGEPTLPGVSVGHNEYGAWGLTIFETDNEDLYVYETNPANPNQYRYRGKGSTSQWEAMRILTETIPVKGGQSVKATLKYTRHGPVVFEDIQHHKAYAIRTGGLEIGSAPYLASLRMNQARNWAEFRQACLFSRVPGENMIWADKTGTIGWQAVGLSPIRKSSQGKSYTGLLPVPGDGRFEWAGFLPIDKLPNKLNPPEGYVVTANNNLTPVNFPNRSAIGWTWASPSRAHRIEEVLNDGSRKNLVDFMALQADYLAIPARTLVPLLQNLASPNDRTEQALSYLRRWDYKLTPNSVPASIYVTWEEQLKQAVYLAKVPANARPYLKSLPTKRVMDALLIPTAARDSLLLTCLDRAVAELTTRLGSDMDDWVYGQRKNKHITLTHPLSNLVDEAMRKKINLGPVARGGYGETVNATANTLNQTHGASFRILVDTEDWDKTLGINSPGQSGDPASPHYSDLFPLWAENGYFPVFFSKKKIQTVAEGTTVLKP, via the coding sequence ATGCGCCAATTACTTATTCTGATCATCAGCCTCCTGCCCTTTTGCTGTCATGCCCAGTCTGGTCAAACGATCCAGACAACCGGGCTTCAGCAACCCGTCGAGATCATCCGCGATCGGTGGGGAGTCAATCACATTTTTGCTAAAAACGAACATGATCTCTTCTTCGCACAGGGCTATTCTGCAGCTCAGGACCGGCTATTTCAGTTAGAGATTTGGCGTCGGCAGGCTACAGGTACGGTGGCCGAAATGCTTGGTCAACAGGAAGTTAAGCGTGATATTGGTACCCGTTTGTTTCGGTATAGAGGAGACATTACAAAAGAGTTGCGGCACTATCATCCGCGCGGGCCGCAAATTATTGGGGCCTTTGTGGCCGGGATCAATGCATACATTACCCAAATCCTGAAAACCCCCGAAAAGCTCCCGTTCGAATTTCAGGTACTCAAAACAAAACCTGGCCTGTGGACACCCGAGATTGTTATTAGCCGCCATCAGGGCCTGATGTATAATGTTCGGGAAGAATTAAATTATGGTAGGCTGGTCAAATTGATCGGGCCTGACAAGCTTCGCGAATTGCAATGGTTTCATCCGGCCGCAACGCCGACCGAGCCGGACCTTACCCTGCACGTGAACGGGGATGAGCTTTTTCAACCTATTCTGGAATTATACGAGGCATTTCGTCTGCCGTTAAAATTTGAAGGGCAGGCGACCAAAGCCGACGAAGATGAAGCCCGCTTGCCCAAGCCGGGGCCTTTTTTAGGGGGCGATGCCGGTTTCGAGGCCGAAAAGAAATACAATGGCTCCAACAACTGGGTACTATCGGGCGCTAAATCGGCCAGTGGATACCCGATGCTAGCCAACGACCCCCACCGGGCTCAGTCAACGCCATCCCTGCGCTATTGGGTTCACCTACATGCTCCCAACTGGAATGTGGTTGGAGCGGGGGAGCCAACGCTGCCGGGGGTTTCGGTCGGGCATAATGAGTATGGGGCCTGGGGACTAACCATTTTTGAAACCGACAATGAGGATTTATACGTCTATGAGACCAACCCCGCTAACCCGAATCAGTATCGGTACCGGGGGAAAGGGTCAACGAGCCAATGGGAAGCCATGAGAATTCTAACCGAAACCATACCGGTGAAGGGCGGCCAATCGGTGAAGGCCACGTTAAAATACACCCGGCATGGGCCTGTTGTGTTTGAGGACATCCAGCACCACAAAGCTTACGCGATTCGGACGGGTGGGCTTGAGATCGGTTCGGCACCTTACCTGGCTAGTTTGCGGATGAATCAGGCGCGAAACTGGGCCGAGTTCAGGCAGGCCTGTCTGTTTAGCCGGGTGCCGGGCGAAAACATGATCTGGGCGGATAAAACGGGAACGATCGGCTGGCAGGCCGTGGGCCTATCGCCCATTCGGAAGTCTAGCCAGGGTAAGAGTTATACGGGTCTGTTGCCGGTGCCTGGCGATGGTCGGTTTGAGTGGGCTGGTTTTCTGCCAATCGACAAATTGCCTAACAAGCTTAACCCGCCTGAAGGGTACGTGGTAACGGCCAACAACAACCTGACACCGGTTAACTTTCCCAACCGAAGCGCTATTGGCTGGACCTGGGCCAGTCCCTCGCGGGCACACCGAATCGAGGAAGTGCTGAACGATGGAAGCCGCAAAAATTTGGTCGATTTTATGGCCCTGCAGGCCGATTACCTCGCTATTCCGGCCCGAACGCTGGTGCCCTTGCTCCAGAATCTGGCCTCGCCTAATGATCGTACCGAACAGGCATTGAGCTACCTCCGCCGGTGGGATTATAAACTCACCCCCAACTCAGTTCCTGCTTCGATTTATGTAACCTGGGAGGAACAGTTGAAGCAGGCAGTCTATCTCGCTAAAGTGCCTGCCAATGCCCGACCCTATTTGAAGAGTTTGCCGACCAAACGCGTCATGGATGCCTTGCTGATTCCAACAGCCGCCCGCGATAGTCTACTGTTGACCTGCCTCGATCGGGCCGTGGCTGAACTCACCACCCGACTCGGCTCCGACATGGACGATTGGGTGTATGGGCAGCGCAAGAACAAACATATCACCCTGACGCATCCACTCAGTAATCTGGTTGACGAGGCCATGCGCAAGAAGATCAACCTGGGCCCGGTGGCGCGGGGCGGCTACGGTGAAACTGTCAATGCTACGGCCAATACCCTGAATCAAACGCATGGCGCGTCGTTTCGCATCCTGGTCGATACAGAAGACTGGGACAAAACGCTGGGAATCAATAGTCCCGGCCAATCGGGCGATCCGGCTAGCCCACACTATAGCGATCTATTCCCACTCTGGGCTGAGAACGGCTATTTCCCGGTCTTCTTCTCGAAGAAAAAAATCCAGACGGTGGCTGAAGGCACGACGGTACTCAAGCCCTAA
- a CDS encoding cryptochrome/photolyase family protein, with protein MSESLSLVWLRRDLRLHDNAALYHALKSGRPVLPIFIFDRKILDALDDRCDRRVEFLVQEIDRLRDELAQLGSTLVVRYGTPVDIWKELITQYTIADVFTNHDYEGYAKERDKAIGDLLAEHSIGFHTSKDQTLFERDEVLSGKKTPYTVFTPYSRNWREKLTDFYLKAYPTEKYVGQYWKTQPLPAPTLKEMGFLPVGDPFPPRTVSRVLLDNYKKTRDIPALPHSTSELSIHLRFGTVSVRDLARQAKEADDQTFLNELCWRDFYFQVLDHFPHVEKNSFRREYDQIEWRNNEAEFDKWCRGETGYPIVDAGMRQLNTIGWMHNRVRMITASFLCKHLLIDWRWGEAYFGKKLRDYDLSANNGGWQWAAGSGTDAAPYFRVFNPTLQAGKFDAKGVYIRHWVPEVDKPTYPKPMVEHTMARQRAVDTYRKALKKVK; from the coding sequence ATGTCTGAATCGCTCTCCCTAGTCTGGCTCCGGCGCGATTTACGCTTGCACGATAACGCGGCCCTGTATCATGCCTTGAAAAGTGGTCGCCCTGTTCTTCCCATTTTTATTTTTGACCGCAAAATTCTGGATGCGCTAGACGACCGCTGCGACCGGCGGGTAGAGTTTCTTGTTCAGGAAATTGATCGGCTACGCGATGAACTGGCTCAACTGGGATCAACCCTTGTTGTCCGGTATGGAACACCGGTTGATATCTGGAAAGAACTGATTACTCAGTATACCATAGCCGATGTATTTACCAATCACGACTACGAGGGCTACGCCAAAGAGCGCGATAAAGCCATTGGCGATCTATTGGCTGAACACAGCATCGGTTTTCACACCAGTAAAGACCAGACTCTTTTTGAACGCGATGAGGTACTGAGCGGAAAAAAAACACCTTACACCGTTTTTACACCCTATAGTCGCAACTGGCGCGAAAAACTAACGGATTTTTATCTGAAAGCCTACCCGACAGAAAAGTACGTTGGTCAGTACTGGAAAACCCAACCGCTACCTGCTCCTACTTTGAAAGAGATGGGTTTTCTACCGGTAGGCGACCCCTTTCCTCCACGAACGGTATCTCGGGTGCTACTCGATAACTACAAGAAAACGCGTGATATTCCTGCGCTGCCCCATAGCACAAGTGAGTTAAGTATACACCTTCGCTTCGGGACAGTCAGTGTCCGAGACCTGGCTCGTCAGGCAAAAGAAGCTGATGATCAAACGTTTCTGAACGAGCTTTGCTGGCGGGACTTTTACTTTCAGGTGCTGGATCATTTTCCCCATGTTGAAAAGAACTCCTTCCGGCGGGAATACGACCAGATCGAATGGCGCAACAACGAAGCGGAGTTTGATAAATGGTGCCGTGGCGAAACGGGTTATCCCATTGTCGACGCGGGCATGCGCCAGTTGAATACCATCGGCTGGATGCACAACCGCGTTCGGATGATTACGGCCAGCTTTCTGTGCAAACACCTGCTTATCGACTGGCGATGGGGGGAAGCTTATTTCGGCAAAAAACTCCGGGATTATGATCTCTCTGCCAACAATGGTGGCTGGCAGTGGGCGGCTGGGTCTGGCACTGATGCCGCTCCTTATTTCCGGGTTTTCAACCCCACACTGCAAGCCGGTAAGTTTGATGCCAAAGGCGTATACATTCGTCATTGGGTGCCGGAGGTGGACAAACCGACCTATCCGAAGCCAATGGTTGAGCATACGATGGCCCGCCAGCGAGCGGTTGATACTTATCGGAAAGCGCTCAAAAAGGTGAAGTAG
- a CDS encoding lytic transglycosylase domain-containing protein, whose translation MKNLLSLLALVVVLIVGSAFSPNASLNRPTHSSFSSLSPTLTVDPTLFKGLPPVYFCGESVPVHEEVVARRLVSALVRNTARNQALLRIRQRAAVFFPVIEPILARHGIPLDFKYLPLVESALQGFAVSPKGAAGYWQFMPATARELGLNIGHGTDERQHLVKSTNAACRYLRYLYNRLGSWTLAAAAYNNGIGALLINIRRQQQRDYYYLRLNAETGKYLYRILAFKELFSNYRSYKNLIPGQMLATLDEPLGAMPGAEADDDEVLLPEVIMNEATQEAVNISVKEALSATSGRTADIPLPNAADVFRGGIKARLRETSGLERGQIWVFNLTRDGMAGDRQVEEGDMLYAVIEDIDTKANKVYLRSEKLYSASDKQTYSLALSAVDASTGRLGIQLSDLSQIKSGWILTWKSL comes from the coding sequence TTGAAAAATCTGTTATCCTTGCTTGCGTTGGTAGTGGTACTAATTGTGGGAAGTGCTTTTTCCCCCAATGCTTCGCTGAACAGGCCGACCCATTCGTCTTTTTCAAGCCTTTCGCCCACGCTGACCGTTGACCCAACGCTGTTTAAAGGCCTTCCTCCCGTCTATTTTTGTGGTGAATCTGTACCCGTCCACGAAGAAGTAGTAGCCCGTCGACTGGTTTCAGCATTGGTGCGCAATACGGCCAGGAATCAGGCATTGCTACGCATCCGACAGCGAGCAGCCGTCTTTTTTCCTGTTATTGAACCAATTCTGGCTCGGCACGGTATACCGCTGGATTTTAAATACCTACCCTTAGTAGAGAGTGCCTTGCAGGGGTTTGCGGTATCGCCCAAGGGAGCTGCTGGTTATTGGCAATTTATGCCTGCCACCGCCCGGGAGTTGGGATTGAACATAGGACACGGCACCGACGAACGACAACATTTGGTCAAATCAACCAATGCAGCCTGCCGTTATTTGCGGTATCTGTATAACCGCCTGGGTTCCTGGACACTGGCGGCTGCCGCCTACAACAATGGCATTGGCGCATTACTCATCAATATTCGGCGGCAGCAACAACGGGACTATTATTACCTTCGCCTGAATGCCGAAACAGGCAAATACCTGTACCGGATTCTGGCGTTTAAAGAACTGTTCTCCAATTATCGCTCGTACAAAAATCTGATTCCAGGCCAGATGTTGGCTACACTTGACGAGCCGCTGGGTGCCATGCCCGGCGCTGAGGCCGATGATGATGAAGTATTGCTCCCGGAAGTTATCATGAATGAAGCCACCCAAGAGGCCGTCAACATATCCGTAAAAGAGGCATTATCTGCAACAAGTGGCCGAACCGCCGACATTCCGTTACCTAATGCAGCCGACGTATTCAGGGGTGGCATTAAGGCACGTTTGAGAGAAACGTCGGGTTTAGAACGTGGCCAGATTTGGGTGTTCAACCTCACCCGTGATGGTATGGCGGGTGATCGGCAAGTGGAAGAAGGCGACATGCTGTATGCCGTTATCGAAGATATTGATACAAAAGCCAACAAGGTTTACCTGCGTTCAGAAAAACTGTATTCGGCCAGCGACAAGCAAACGTATTCACTGGCGCTATCGGCAGTAGATGCCTCCACGGGCCGTCTTGGCATTCAATTATCAGACTTATCCCAAATAAAGTCAGGCTGGATACTGACCTGGAAATCACTTTAA
- a CDS encoding lytic transglycosylase domain-containing protein, which produces MIRFTHKVVLLIVIPLLFTSMVLAQKKTTPVKGKSSRFYPAALRSGIGPGRLHFCGEMVPIEQGNVSAKLAFALASSSGYERHLNGLKARSAPFFAVIEPILQKHNIPNDFKYLPLIESAWNAHAVSSAGAVGYWQFMDETAQDMGLSIQPGNDERSNLLKSTEAACKYLKFLYSRLGSWTLVAAAYNGGVGMVQRKINKSGHRDYYAMAMNPETGYYLYRILAMKELFTNPSYGLGSVEIMLVSSGEAYELEREQARRMGWLQDQEPEQAGVPIESLDDPADIANNLPRATRNEAIVMDSLLTELLKNKPAAPPIFIGDVVARLVRAGQPKVGQSWTFALSEDVQIEQNDLKAGDMLYAVVDDVDARGNLFFRATKAVSAQTSTTVPLTLIAMNTATGLAGVPRPKVLKPGWVVQWKL; this is translated from the coding sequence TTGATACGATTTACCCATAAGGTTGTTCTGCTGATTGTCATTCCATTGCTTTTTACATCAATGGTACTGGCCCAGAAAAAGACAACTCCCGTAAAAGGCAAATCGAGCCGATTCTATCCGGCTGCCCTCCGATCAGGTATAGGTCCCGGTCGATTGCATTTCTGTGGAGAAATGGTTCCGATCGAACAAGGTAATGTATCGGCCAAACTGGCCTTTGCGCTGGCCAGCAGTTCAGGCTACGAACGGCACCTGAATGGATTAAAAGCGCGCTCGGCTCCTTTTTTTGCGGTGATTGAGCCAATCCTGCAAAAGCATAATATTCCCAACGATTTCAAATACCTTCCTCTGATCGAGAGCGCCTGGAATGCCCATGCCGTATCCTCTGCCGGAGCCGTTGGTTACTGGCAGTTTATGGACGAGACAGCCCAGGACATGGGGCTATCTATCCAACCAGGCAATGATGAGCGCTCCAACCTGCTTAAATCAACCGAAGCTGCCTGCAAATATTTAAAGTTTCTCTATTCCAGACTGGGATCATGGACACTTGTAGCGGCTGCTTACAACGGCGGGGTGGGTATGGTGCAGCGTAAAATTAATAAGTCCGGTCACCGCGATTATTATGCGATGGCCATGAACCCCGAAACGGGCTACTACCTATACCGGATTCTGGCCATGAAAGAGCTATTCACCAACCCATCCTATGGCCTTGGCTCTGTAGAAATTATGCTCGTATCGTCGGGAGAGGCCTATGAACTGGAACGCGAGCAGGCCCGGCGCATGGGTTGGCTTCAGGACCAGGAGCCCGAACAGGCCGGCGTTCCCATTGAATCGCTGGACGACCCTGCTGACATAGCCAATAACCTACCCCGAGCTACCCGAAATGAAGCTATAGTGATGGATAGTTTACTAACCGAACTGCTCAAAAATAAACCCGCGGCTCCACCTATTTTCATAGGCGACGTTGTTGCCCGGCTCGTCCGGGCGGGGCAGCCTAAAGTGGGACAAAGCTGGACCTTTGCACTTTCGGAAGACGTTCAGATCGAACAGAACGACCTGAAAGCGGGCGATATGCTATATGCCGTTGTGGATGATGTCGATGCCCGGGGCAACCTGTTTTTTCGGGCAACCAAAGCCGTTTCAGCCCAAACCAGCACCACCGTTCCGCTGACGCTCATTGCCATGAACACGGCCACTGGGCTGGCGGGTGTTCCCCGGCCAAAAGTACTAAAGCCGGGTTGGGTTGTTCAATGGAAACTTTGA
- a CDS encoding serine hydrolase domain-containing protein translates to MNKSTLGKLCFFILAVLYGCKHNQEPTPPTDDVVSFGSVPTVITRANASALLSATLVAAPTGQALTAGFVWSKTNALPTLADSKTTRSLTISSLPFSLNDSLTGLENNATYFARAYLTTATGTAYSSAVTFLVQVKLTDAFAQTLTSLLQNRDIGYGFVIYEHDELKASGAGGLKSRSVDAEGQKPYTIDTKMHIASMSKTIAAMAFAQLAAQKGIRTTDKISPYLPPSWTKGPTIDQLTFYDLFNHRSGIIGLGNNCLNGAYSENIYSGLKQLIANGVQAANRGKYCYQNANIGLMRVLIPAMAGYVFTGDDAVDDQQTQQRYLAYVQSNVLAKADIQGAVPTYPVNDPTYCYTYPYIAGRKGWNPGNFYATLGAYGWYLTPREAGKLYATVLSSTSQAVLPTAYKDTLLLNNLGCFRAATSFGDIAYHDGWWYYDSSVPYIGLRTIWMKLPNNLTVALFVNNLNSQTGLFPTDNGVDIVPFVFRAYTSARQLSGGRLASATLTLEHSEPH, encoded by the coding sequence ATGAATAAGTCTACACTCGGTAAACTGTGCTTTTTTATACTGGCCGTGCTGTATGGTTGCAAACATAATCAGGAGCCAACCCCACCCACTGACGATGTCGTAAGTTTTGGGTCAGTGCCCACCGTCATTACCCGTGCCAATGCATCCGCTTTACTTTCGGCTACTCTGGTGGCTGCACCAACGGGGCAGGCACTTACAGCAGGGTTCGTTTGGTCGAAAACAAATGCATTGCCAACGCTTGCCGATAGCAAAACAACCCGCTCCTTAACGATATCTTCGCTGCCTTTCAGCCTGAACGATTCGCTGACGGGCCTGGAAAACAACGCAACCTATTTTGCCCGTGCTTACCTGACCACCGCAACGGGCACGGCATACAGTTCGGCTGTTACATTTCTGGTGCAAGTTAAATTGACCGATGCGTTTGCACAGACCCTGACCAGTCTTCTTCAGAACCGCGATATTGGGTATGGCTTCGTCATTTATGAGCATGATGAACTGAAGGCATCGGGGGCGGGTGGTCTTAAGTCGAGGTCGGTTGATGCGGAAGGCCAGAAACCATATACCATCGATACGAAAATGCATATTGCCAGTATGAGCAAGACGATAGCGGCCATGGCTTTTGCTCAATTGGCCGCTCAGAAAGGCATTCGAACAACCGATAAAATCAGCCCTTATCTGCCTCCATCCTGGACTAAAGGGCCTACTATCGATCAGCTAACTTTTTATGATTTATTCAATCACCGGAGTGGCATCATCGGTTTGGGAAACAATTGCCTGAATGGCGCTTACAGCGAAAATATCTATTCCGGTCTGAAACAGCTTATCGCGAATGGTGTACAAGCCGCTAACCGGGGAAAATACTGTTATCAGAATGCGAATATCGGTCTGATGCGGGTACTGATACCGGCCATGGCCGGGTATGTGTTTACCGGAGATGACGCGGTCGATGACCAGCAGACACAGCAACGCTATCTAGCTTATGTTCAGAGTAATGTCCTCGCAAAAGCAGACATCCAGGGCGCTGTTCCGACGTATCCAGTCAATGATCCAACTTATTGCTATACATACCCGTACATAGCGGGTCGTAAAGGGTGGAACCCTGGAAATTTTTATGCTACGCTGGGCGCTTATGGGTGGTATCTGACGCCACGCGAAGCCGGTAAACTATACGCTACGGTTTTGTCCTCAACGAGTCAGGCAGTGCTGCCCACAGCGTATAAAGATACCTTGTTACTCAATAATCTGGGGTGCTTTCGGGCCGCTACCAGTTTTGGTGATATCGCCTACCATGATGGCTGGTGGTATTATGACAGCAGTGTACCGTACATTGGGTTGCGGACAATCTGGATGAAATTGCCCAACAACCTGACTGTTGCTCTTTTTGTCAATAATCTGAACAGCCAGACAGGTTTATTTCCTACCGATAATGGCGTCGATATCGTTCCTTTTGTTTTTCGAGCCTATACATCGGCAAGGCAGCTGAGTGGTGGTCGGTTGGCGTCGGCTACCTTAACGCTTGAACACTCTGAACCGCACTGA
- a CDS encoding lytic transglycosylase domain-containing protein yields MAAVKPVLAIPFFGADTSRLTLSSNGLNNPQLLVVDSTNHQFPIYFCGEEVPVNEKHVSRRWFQTLRMYGAQQEFLLDLRMRASTFFPIIDPILRKYKIPRDFRFMPLAESALDNSSVSYKGASGYWQLMPGTARELGLEVNGKVDERYNLQKATVAVCRHLHQLYRELGSWTLVAAAYNGGITHVRNKMEQQGQSNYYRLRLHRETSHYLFRILAFKELLSNPRQYALMLRGSTMAELMKPLPSWHKPLALPKKIKDSPTIELIDEDNSTWGPRPNTALTRTLSDTEQLIAQAASNTSTVPVSDLETQGQHLPIKKLMMGLMVLRFRRPRFLKRKIEGGIRPLHFWDWL; encoded by the coding sequence ATGGCCGCGGTAAAACCGGTCCTCGCGATCCCCTTTTTTGGGGCCGATACGAGCCGATTAACGCTGTCGTCGAACGGATTGAACAACCCACAACTTTTGGTCGTCGACTCAACAAATCACCAATTTCCTATTTATTTCTGCGGAGAAGAGGTTCCGGTAAATGAGAAACACGTCTCGCGCCGATGGTTTCAGACTCTTCGGATGTATGGCGCCCAACAGGAATTTCTGCTCGACCTCCGGATGCGAGCCTCTACGTTCTTTCCCATTATCGACCCTATTCTGCGGAAATACAAAATTCCCCGCGATTTCCGCTTCATGCCGCTGGCGGAAAGTGCGCTCGATAACAGCAGCGTATCCTACAAAGGCGCGTCGGGCTATTGGCAACTGATGCCTGGTACGGCCCGCGAACTGGGCCTGGAAGTAAATGGCAAAGTAGATGAACGTTATAATCTACAAAAAGCAACAGTAGCTGTTTGTCGACATCTGCACCAGTTATACCGGGAACTTGGCTCCTGGACACTCGTGGCAGCTGCCTACAATGGCGGTATCACGCACGTTCGTAACAAAATGGAACAACAGGGCCAATCGAACTATTACCGCCTACGCCTGCACCGCGAAACAAGCCACTACCTGTTCCGGATTCTGGCCTTCAAAGAATTGCTCAGTAACCCGCGCCAGTATGCCCTGATGCTCCGTGGCTCAACGATGGCCGAACTCATGAAGCCATTGCCAAGCTGGCATAAACCACTGGCCTTACCGAAGAAAATTAAAGATTCGCCAACAATCGAGCTGATCGACGAAGATAACTCGACTTGGGGACCCCGCCCAAATACGGCGCTGACCAGAACGTTATCGGACACCGAACAACTCATTGCTCAGGCCGCTTCGAATACCTCTACGGTTCCTGTCTCGGACCTGGAAACTCAGGGCCAGCATTTGCCCATCAAGAAATTAATGATGGGGTTGATGGTACTTCGGTTTCGTCGGCCGCGCTTCCTGAAGCGTAAAATAGAAGGAGGCATCCGTCCTCTTCATTTTTGGGACTGGTTGTAA
- the recQ gene encoding DNA helicase RecQ, producing the protein MTVSTPNTQQPADYLKRYYGYDRFRPMQEAIIQSILSGRDTVVLMPTGGGKSVCFQIPALMLPGLTIVVSPLIALMKDQVGALHMNGIQAAYYNSTQTSKEQREIEDDCINGKLKLLYVSPEKLLTESFFQFLGLTRLSLFAIDEAHCISSWGHDFRPEYTQLHVLKEQFPKVPTIALTATADKLTRQDIATRLGMNDPAIFVDSFNRTNLSLQVLPGQNRIQQIIRLLQQKPDTSGIIYCLSRKSTESLAAKLQEKGFNAAFYHAKMDPADRSKTQEAFLRDDVRIMCATIAFGMGIDKSNVRWVIHYNMPKNIESFYQEIGRAGRDGASAQTVLFYSFADVATYKEMLAENSPANLGLQLAKLERMQQYADAHTCRRQILLSYFSEELAEPCGNCDVCRDPRVTFDGTILAQKALSAIIRTGERVPMNLLIDILRGSRSQQVLQGGYDQVKTYGAGRDLRFEDWRNYIHQLINIGVIEIAYDQHYALRRGMLADQVLYGGRKVDLVRPDDAPKPVVEKVKTKTETQRDTLFERLRVLRKELADEQNVPPYVIFTDTTLEDMARQRPVTPDALRNVSGVGERKLQLFGKRFLDEIVGYVRGRVDAGEKPKGSTQLITLDLYNSGLSIGEIAAQRQLTTGSVAGHLVQLSKSGYDIDLVALIDPLERREIEKAIATVGMPEGGLKAVFDHLGGRYDYGKLTLVAGLL; encoded by the coding sequence ATGACGGTTTCAACACCCAATACGCAGCAACCTGCCGATTACCTCAAACGTTATTATGGCTATGACCGCTTCCGGCCCATGCAGGAGGCTATCATTCAATCCATTTTGAGTGGTCGGGATACGGTCGTACTCATGCCCACGGGAGGAGGCAAGTCCGTTTGCTTTCAGATTCCAGCCCTGATGCTACCCGGCCTGACAATCGTTGTGTCGCCCCTGATTGCGCTGATGAAAGACCAGGTGGGCGCGCTGCACATGAACGGTATCCAGGCCGCTTATTATAATAGTACCCAAACCAGCAAGGAGCAGCGTGAAATTGAAGACGATTGCATCAACGGCAAACTCAAACTCCTGTACGTCTCGCCGGAGAAGCTCCTGACCGAATCGTTTTTCCAATTTCTGGGCTTGACCAGACTATCCTTGTTTGCGATTGACGAAGCACACTGTATTTCCTCCTGGGGACATGATTTCCGCCCGGAATACACGCAGTTGCATGTGCTGAAGGAGCAATTTCCGAAGGTGCCCACCATTGCGCTGACCGCCACAGCCGATAAACTCACCCGGCAGGACATAGCGACCCGGCTTGGCATGAACGATCCGGCCATATTCGTGGATTCCTTTAACCGGACCAACCTGAGCCTACAGGTGCTCCCCGGTCAGAACCGCATTCAGCAGATCATTAGGCTGTTGCAACAGAAGCCCGACACCTCGGGCATTATTTACTGCTTAAGCCGTAAATCGACCGAGTCGCTGGCAGCTAAGTTGCAGGAAAAAGGATTCAATGCCGCTTTTTACCATGCGAAAATGGACCCAGCCGATCGCTCAAAAACGCAGGAAGCGTTCCTGCGCGACGATGTACGAATTATGTGTGCAACCATTGCCTTTGGTATGGGAATCGACAAGTCGAACGTGCGCTGGGTGATTCATTATAATATGCCCAAAAACATCGAGAGCTTTTACCAGGAAATCGGGCGGGCCGGACGCGATGGCGCTTCTGCCCAAACCGTTTTGTTCTACAGCTTTGCTGATGTGGCTACTTACAAAGAGATGCTGGCCGAGAATAGCCCGGCAAATCTGGGTCTACAACTGGCCAAACTGGAGCGCATGCAGCAATACGCCGACGCCCACACCTGCCGCCGTCAGATTCTGCTCTCCTACTTTTCGGAAGAACTCGCCGAACCCTGCGGCAATTGCGACGTCTGCCGCGACCCTCGCGTTACGTTCGATGGTACTATTCTGGCTCAGAAGGCCCTGTCGGCTATTATTCGGACGGGGGAGCGAGTTCCAATGAATTTGCTGATTGATATTTTGCGGGGTTCCCGGAGTCAGCAGGTACTGCAAGGCGGCTACGACCAGGTAAAAACGTATGGCGCGGGCCGCGATCTTCGTTTTGAAGACTGGCGAAACTACATCCATCAATTGATCAATATTGGCGTCATTGAAATCGCTTACGACCAACACTACGCCCTGCGCCGGGGTATGCTGGCTGATCAGGTGCTGTATGGCGGGCGAAAAGTGGACCTTGTTCGTCCAGACGATGCACCGAAGCCTGTTGTCGAGAAAGTTAAAACCAAAACAGAAACCCAGCGCGATACACTGTTCGAACGGTTGCGGGTGCTGCGGAAGGAACTCGCCGACGAACAGAACGTACCGCCTTACGTTATTTTTACCGATACGACGCTCGAAGACATGGCCCGCCAGCGGCCCGTTACGCCCGATGCGTTGCGCAACGTAAGTGGAGTTGGCGAACGGAAGCTCCAGTTGTTTGGCAAGCGTTTTCTGGATGAGATTGTCGGCTACGTACGTGGGCGGGTAGATGCGGGCGAAAAGCCAAAAGGATCAACGCAACTGATAACCCTCGACTTGTACAATAGCGGGTTGTCGATTGGCGAGATCGCGGCTCAGCGACAACTCACTACAGGCTCCGTTGCGGGTCATCTGGTGCAGCTATCAAAGTCTGGTTACGATATTGATTTAGTGGCTCTGATTGACCCCCTCGAACGGCGCGAAATCGAAAAAGCGATTGCCACGGTGGGCATGCCAGAAGGGGGGTTAAAGGCGGTTTTCGATCATTTGGGGGGTCGTTACGATTATGGCAAGTTGACCCTCGTGGCAGGCCTATTATAG